AGAGGGGGTGATGTAAATGCCCGGTGTCTATCTTGACGAATCCGACAACTTTGATGTGGCGCTTCGCCGCTTCAAGAAGCAGGTCGAAAAATCCGGGATTCTCTCCGAGCTGAAGAAACGTCAGCACTTTGAGAAACCCAGCGTCATGCGTAAGAAGAAAAAGGCCGCCGCCCGCAAACGGCTGCTTAAGAAAATGCGCAAAATCAATATGATGTAATGAATCTACAAGCCCGAATCGAATCCGACGCGCTGGCCGCCATGAAGGCCAAGGATGCCCTTACCCTGGGCGTTTTGCGAATGCTCAAGGCAGCCGCGAAAACGCTTCAGGTGGAGCTTCGCCGGCCTTTGACCGATGACGAGTTTTTTAGCGTCATGGCCAAGCAGGTCAAGCAGCGTCGGGAGTCCATCGATCTGTTCGCCAAGGCGAACCGGGCTGATCTGGTCGAAAAAGAGGAGCGGGAGTTGGGCGTCTTGTCTGCCTACCTTCCCGCTCCCCTGACCGACGACGAGCTTGCCGCCGCCGTCAACGCCGCCGTGGCCGAACTTGCCGCCAGCACCATGA
The sequence above is drawn from the Desulfovibrio sp. TomC genome and encodes:
- a CDS encoding GatB/YqeY domain-containing protein, which produces MNLQARIESDALAAMKAKDALTLGVLRMLKAAAKTLQVELRRPLTDDEFFSVMAKQVKQRRESIDLFAKANRADLVEKEERELGVLSAYLPAPLTDDELAAAVNAAVAELAASTMKDMGKVVQSVLAAHKGRVDGKRVSDAVKARLAS
- the rpsU gene encoding 30S ribosomal protein S21, whose amino-acid sequence is MPGVYLDESDNFDVALRRFKKQVEKSGILSELKKRQHFEKPSVMRKKKKAAARKRLLKKMRKINMM